The following proteins come from a genomic window of Henningerozyma blattae CBS 6284 chromosome 4, complete genome:
- the EMC5 gene encoding Emc5p (similar to Saccharomyces cerevisiae KRE27 (YIL027C); ancestral locus Anc_7.200): MSILSKVLFGVGIIQLLHAGFSSYEFHQLLKSSTNINESSNEQKLYQLPNDIKLEVFISLAILTVSIFLSFNKLKYYPINNKNDEIITEGEYLSNIQMSKASNVDNLVGSDPTGYITYLPNMVDIQAKRKEVAEYLKTI, translated from the coding sequence ATGAGTATCTTAAGCAAAGTTCTATTTGGTGTCGGTATCATTCAATTATTGCATGCCGGGTTCTCCAGTTATGAATTCCATCAACTATTAAAAAGTTctacaaatattaatgaaagtTCAAATGAACAAAAGCTTTATCAATTAccaaatgatattaaactGGAAGTTTTCATAAGTTTGGCTATATTAACGGTAAGCATATTTCTATCattcaataaattgaaatattaccCAATCAATAATAAGAACGATGAAATTATAACTGAAGGGGAGTATTTAAGTAACATTCAAATGAGTAAAGCCAGCAATGTGGATAACTTAGTTGGTAGTGATCCTACCGGTTATATCACATATCTACCAAATATGGTTGATATTCAAGCCAAACGAAAGGAAGTAGCTGAATATCTGAAGACCATCTAG
- the SSM4 gene encoding E3 ubiquitin-protein ligase SSM4 (similar to Saccharomyces cerevisiae SSM4 (YIL030C); ancestral locus Anc_7.198) encodes MSSSDTQHATRPSDSPIGATCRICRGEATSHQPLFHPCKCKGSIKYIHESCLLEWLASKNISTSTTSSVNCDICHYPIQFKTMYDDNMPDKLPWMLLFWSSILSVLNSVKVWFTISLACLFLVAGIPLAWNCIRNLYIILLDGQLPIPNQFFKSLIYGYYELNDNSGSNSISKTFFNQDTNLIDLTYFFSIGIYNWTQIVLVIILLIALYFQYDMVVREPVFAKMIYHKIGPQYTKEELFKIQLKERFPMMDDESLNHIARLMRERDNVQAEQDANNNNNHDNLEQEHHEEEFENGPQQHNHRNDIEDLDEPMVQDVRENHIPNEFDETDLEDHDYDHQDAELDGTSSSANDSWDGTEHNIANELLSDHEDDAHFEMEQRQMEIEINRENRNAQRQFDDLLDRHVLENQNQNQNNNGMPLVINADVPQPPRNRPVIPEFIPPPELAQPQPQRPAPQNDQINADQQVLPPIVVNLRLKFSNILTYYLIACLSISLFLFITFFIPSVIGLILIQFYLFVINMLKNSIEFLLQFSTSKNLIYSNKLFINFRKNLYPHISPIFFEINEFKNNLFSNKLFLRSLPVIVAYSTIIFMIYISSNFISKGFNRDNGMKNARKRLIFQILFGIQCTLKVFVLFFIELLGFPILAGLLLDLSLFTPLFVNSFSYKTLWGSQFLIYWKPLVGFIYWGLGTMYMHWFAKFIGMIRQYIIRPGVLFFIRSPEDPNIKILQDSLIHPLKIQISRLALSFFIYAIFILVGFGSFTIVLFPIVLNLKFFEITKLISSNFLEIWLLTTFAFSANQFIDSKESIKHFIRLYWNYIFEISSKKLRLSSFLLGKDFQTERGHIIYRNLFYKFLNQSSAELSNQNLFTDPKIPAEAKELFRINPNVHAYFVPDGQLIRVPSSDIVSRNYVQTMFVPVTKDDKLLKPLDLDRIKMKNEKNSGTFGYLEDQTTEFDGYSIVYSPPSFRSRYITLIVLIWFFAAVLTISSALLSQITSTIILFALYLPTKLIFGATQLTNLLKFLIDDSLNHISLALICTGGIILAQTCDGVYKRYKEIERQNEHVHNEHENENMENAINHNHNANINDNNRNENEIADTFNEPQHKRFNFFEFVNVSIEETKELFFNIIESGIFKWHLFLVFLILTHAIGISTNFFNLLQGTVFGLGYISKRFYTEFREPLFRNWLNFSIFSKQSMNTIIVLPLTLRAFQTSLTFAHLYRINRNMPTKRLIVKFWNYLYETTLTTTIETAIPIIFCWVNFVLFEFYTNNDQYDNIPQVLLFFWDSRLSQDSNNIPWTIFQHLTYISTILILLRYIFINIYAFISNWFGTAVQSVKDEIYAKGKALENFPDNENENDSQNENEIKVIPETTD; translated from the coding sequence atgAGTAGTAGTGATACGCAGCATGCAACTAGGCCCTCAGATTCTCCTATAGGTGCAACCTGTCGTATCTGTAGAGGTGAAGCTACCAGCCATCAGCCGTTATTTCATCCATGTAAATGTAAAGGTTCGATTAAATATATCCATGAATCATGCCTGTTAGAATGGCTGgcttcaaaaaatattagtacTTCAACTACATCTTCTGTAAATTGTGATATTTGCCACTATccaattcaattcaaaacAATGTATGATGATAATATGCCTGATAAACTACCTTGGATGCTTTTATTTTGGTCATCAATTCTATCAGTTTTGAATTCTGTAAAAGTTTGGTTCACGATATCTTTGGcttgtttatttttggtTGCTGGTATTCCATTAGCATGGAATTGCATTAGGAACctgtatattattttgttagATGGTCAATTACCAATTccaaatcaattttttaaaagtttaataTATGGTTATTATGAATTGAATGACAATTCAGGctcaaattcaatttcaaaaacttttttcaatcaagatacaaatttaattgatttaacttattttttttctattggAATTTATAATTGGACTCAAATCGTattagttattattttattgattgCTTTATATTTCCAATATGATATGGTTGTAAGAGAGCCAGTCTTTGCTAAAATGATTTATCATAAGATTGGACCTCAATAtacaaaagaagaattattcaaaatccAATTGAAAGAACGTTTCCCAATGATGGATGATGAATCCTTAAATCATATTGCAAGGTTAATGAGAGAAAGGGATAATGTACAAGCAGAACAAGAtgccaataataataacaatcaTGATAATCTTGAACAAGAACATcatgaagaagaatttgaaaatggtCCTCAACAGCATAATCATCGtaatgatattgaagatCTTGATGAACCAATGGTTCAAGATGTTAGAgaaaatcatattccaaatgaatttgatgaaaCAGATCTAGAAGACCACGATTATGATCATCAGGATGCCGAACTTGATGgaacttcttcttcagcTAACGATAGTTGGGATGGGACAGAGCACAACATTGCAAATGAGCTATTATCTGACCATGAAGATGATGCTCATTTTGAGATGGAACAAAGACAAAtggaaattgaaataaatagaGAAAATAGAAATGCACAAAGACAATTTGATGACTTATTAGATAGACATGTTTTGGAAAATCAAAaccaaaatcaaaataataatggtatGCCACTTGTCATCAATGCAGATGTCCCACAACCACCACGTAATCGTCCTGTAATCCCAGAATTTATTCCTCCACCAGAATTAGCTCAACCACAACCTCAGCGTCCAGCACCACAAAATGATCAAATCAATGCTGATCAGCAAGTATTACCACCAATTGTTGTCAATTTAAGATTAAAGTTCTCCAACATACTTACTTATTACTTGATTGCTTGTTTGAGTATTTCCTTATTCCTCTTCATTACCTTTTTTATTCCTTCCGTTATTGGGttgattttaattcaattttatttgtttgttattaatatgttaaaaaattcaatagaatttttattacagTTCTCTActtctaaaaatttaatttattcaaataaattattcattaacTTTAGGAAGAATTTATACCCACATATATCACCAATATTCTTcgaaattaatgaatttaaaaacaatttattcagtaataaattatttttaagatCCTTACCAGTCATTGTGGCTTATTCAACAATCATTTTtatgatttatatttcttctaatttcaTTTCGAAAGGTTTTAATCGTGATAATGGTATGAAAAATGCACGAAAAAGattaatctttcaaattttatttggtaTCCAATGTACTTTAAAAGTTTTTGTTCTATTTttcattgaattattaggTTTCCCAATTTTGGCTGGTTTACTATTAGACTTGTCATTGTTTACACCACTTTTTGTAAACTCTTTCTCCTATAAGACTCTATGGGGTtcacaatttttaatttattggAAACCATTAGTTGGCTTTATTTATTGGGGACTAGGTACGATGTATATGCATTGGTTTGCAAAATTCATTGGGATGATTAgacaatatattataagGCCAGGGGTTCTATTCTTCATTAGATCACCAGAAgatccaaatattaaaatattgcaAGATAGTTTAATTCATCCATTAAagattcaaatttcaagattagctttatctttttttatttatgctattttcattttagttGGCTTTGGTTCATTTACTATAGTTTTATTCCCAATTGTGctcaatttgaaattttttgaaattacaaaattaattagtTCAAATTTCTTAGAAATTTGGTTATTAACTACGTTTGCATTTTCTGCTaatcaatttattgattCAAAAGAATCCATCAAACATTTCATTAGATTATATtggaattatatttttgaaatttcctCCAAGAAACTAAgattatcatcatttttattggGAAAAGATTTCCAAACTGAGAGAGGCCATATCATTTATCGTAATCTGTTCtataaattcttaaatCAATCGAGCGCTGAATtatcaaatcaaaatttatttactgATCCTAAGATTCCAGCGGAAGCCAAAGAGTTGTTTAGAATTAACCCTAATGTTCATGCTTATTTCGTACCAGATGGTCAATTAATTCGTGTACCATCCTCAGATATAGTTTCAAGAAATTATGTTCAAACTATGTTTGTTCCAGTCACTAAGGATGATAAACTATTAAAACCATTGGATTTAGATAGgattaaaatgaaaaacgaaaaaaattcaGGTACTTTTGGTTATTTAGAGGACCAAACTACGGAATTTGATGGATACTCAATCGTTTATTCCCCACCTAGTTTCCGTTCAAGATATATAACGTTGATAGTTTTGATTTGGTTTTTTGCAGCTGTGTTAACAATTTCATCTGCTTTACTTTCTCAGATTACTTCCACAATAATCTTATTTGCATTATATTTACCAACCAAACTAATCTTTGGTGCTACTCAGTTAAcaaatcttttgaaatttttgataGATGATAGTTTAAATCATATCAGTTTAGCTTTAATTTGCACTGGTGGGATTATATTAGCACAAACATGTGATGGTGTTtataaaagatataaagaaattgaaagacAAAATGAGCATGTTCATAATGAacatgaaaatgaaaacaTGGAGAATGCAATTaatcataatcataatgctaatataaatgataataatcgtaatgaaaatgaaattgcGGACACATTCAATGAACCACAGCATAAgagatttaatttctttgaaTTTGTGAATGTCTCAATTGAAGAAACTAAAGAattgtttttcaatattattgaaagtGGCATCTTCAAATGGCATCtatttttagtatttttaatcttaACACATGCTATTGGTATTTctacaaatttttttaatctattACAAGGTACTGTCTTTGGATTAGGctatatttcaaaaagatTTTATACAGAATTTAGGGAGCcattatttagaaattggTTAAATTTCTCGATTTTTTCCAAACAATCGATGAACACTATTATTGTATTACCTCTAACTTTAAGAGCTTTCCAAACTTCGCTTACTTTCGCCCATCTGTATAGAATTAACAGAAATATGCCAACCAAACGTTTAATAGTTAAATTCTGGAATTACCTTTATGAGACAACTTTGACAACTACCATTGAAACAGCTATACCAATTATCTTTTGCTGGGTAAATTTTGTACTTTTCGAATTCtatacaaataatgatcAGTATGACAATATCCCACAAGTTTTACTTTTCTTCTGGGATTCAAGATTGTCCCAGGATTCGAACAACATACCATGGACTATTTTTCAACACTTGACTTACATTTCAAccattttaatattattaagatatatttttattaatatttatgcATTCATTAGCAATTGGTTCGGAACTGCTGTCCAAAGTGTTAAAGATGAGATTTACGCTAAGGGCAAGGCTTTAGAGAATTTCcctgataatgaaaatgaaaatgacagtcaaaatgaaaatgaaattaaagttaTTCCTGAAACTACCGATTAA
- the TBLA0D04650 gene encoding CDC26 family anaphase-promoting complex subunit (similar to Saccharomyces cerevisiae CDC26 (YFR036W); ancestral locus Anc_7.199), with product MLRRPPTQLQLESQDIQELLAELEADKRENLALKQQEKEAQRQIQRDIELQVQQHQEDSSMDASVQSSPLDNRKPHGVSGPTASSGNNPQQLQLQPPNNNPFY from the coding sequence ATGCTTAGAAGACCTCCTACTCAACTACAATTAGAATCTCAAGATATCCAAGAGCTTTTAGCAGAATTAGAAGCGGATAAGAGAGAGAATTTGGCTTTAAAGcaacaagaaaaagaagCACAAAGACAAATACAGAGAGATATAGAACTACAAGTACAACAACATCAAGAAGACTCTAGTATGGATGCATCTGTTCAAAGTAGTCCTCTAGATAACCGAAAACCACACGGTGTATCAGGACCTACAGCGTCTAGCGGTAATAATCCACAACAACTACAATTGCAACctccaaataataatccatTTTACTAA
- the ULP2 gene encoding SUMO protease ULP2 (similar to Saccharomyces cerevisiae ULP2 (YIL031W); ancestral locus Anc_7.197): MGVRRPTIPGILPIDNLTSNNNNNNTNNNSENTISNSKKRRHRVSNNYNTNTRSTKRYKQRRDKSVPNKMPELTKNILLTSSLDDIQEIKHSNRDSRRNIGNNNNGLLFSSPKADSKSNDNEILTITKEEETDQRDSSTNPILIDSNPVTQTSNTHNLIENTNKNSHNHSRQKVLHFHGRLRFVIARNSVTEKLNLKMTFKFSVEGFSAKLKFVNLPSSDKSSNNDTYEIKNSSINLFVDIRKLIFDKDWKSLGIILKKPRIVDSRSSDTSNKKPIKNFLWIADTNITSDLTKLANQSHSATLKDLYNSLKNNPHSDSIVMEIVQKRSDISNFMYRYEVQSTTMSDFIDLKEEKNIKPTPPSENSTKTLTNFTVTKQIKQLKPVSSLSTSIGTKKSHFWEKNNFSSLRSSSSHNNSNQSNFSTNLKVNSRPISNGLSNYTATRIAKPTSQLLSEELSSNAVATSHSIKPSAFYSKSTDPNDTEATKDYLFNGNYQYSNEASNHRAPNSTKVDCQSSLDSRHTRSTTSSIGNRKIHRSNDSTHNDEAVYETPVPFKPRLNYKFSDNTSYTITNQDFKCLYNNDWINDTIIDFFIKYYVDQSIQNNIIKKDEISIMTSFFYTKLISTKENYYENVKKWVNNSNLFDKKYIIIPINMKYHWYCSIIINMKEINQYLKRKKSIHDFQMSKGHTNEYLKKATPDDDNTTGAELKLESEIPDNNKPNVTNLQNKDKKGIEDLISEVGNDSALINLSTSESLEQTTSHKLSASPEQAISNDSENLELRRESQNITDNTEINTEINTELSTDINNLDLDMPPICILTFDSLRQTHTKDIEPIKEFLISYAKDKYGFSISKFNIRMKTCQVPLQPNFSDCGVHVILNIMKFCQDPSSTINFWYSIKSKNRSSSKLVNQYFDKRKRSIARLTLRDVLWDLQHKQIIGMKENNEQAPESDDSENNEEDIEIIEEVSINKHNTENKKAKLTEHSTSNKQMTEQKDKKAISAPDNSNLPNINQKLLISDIPAALLGKNNDKDKISDTGKPGVLLNNLVTTVDIKYDENNNRLSNEEKSKSVGNFPKEDRRLDHQDNLSDHSESGENIKWSTPSPKSTQSLSLKEKFQYTKVDANIRINDEIVSNSKSHFTDKLNTYTGRKGDADLTIISDNDFHSDSKNCDSQLDIDSSLSEVELQPSDETLSNLDTHLNDHNLPSDVEDKEVISIEDNNLSVDQASNTLPKLYNSKRRYLDSSPRASPATSQIVTIKSKTGQNSPYFSTEYLKTRQKQIESFEKLKPSFDEAKRYLDKINTHSSPISSKNNTQFFVNQKLEPQFSLNHEPITFALNRSHSNSPDENLPKDPHIQINVVDLSSPLRPDSPIEKFRDNETHTTKINNYDQHLNNRIQKNFESSSNSSHTRKFTTTNYHDKEHIQGEPTVRFKADTSASSPDNTLSSSPNLDEDQNNLVTQPSNTESPEGNTPTYSFPNNNEIVNIDDPIEIIDPSE, translated from the coding sequence aTGGGTGTTCGAAGACCTACTATTCCTGGTATTCTACCAATAGATAATCTTACTTCcaataacaacaataataataccaataataattctgaaAATACTATTAGcaattccaaaaaaagaagacaTAGAGTTAgcaataattataatactaatacaaGATCCACCAAACGATATAAACAAAGGCGAGATAAATCGGTACCTAATAAAATGCCTGAGTtaactaaaaatattttattaacttCATCCCTAGATGACattcaagaaattaaaCATTCTAATAGAGATAGCAGGAGAAACATTgggaataataataatggacttttattttcctcACCCAAAGCtgattcaaaatcaaatgataatgaaattctGACCATAACGAAGGAAGAAGAAACTGATCAACGAGATAGTTCTACTAATCCAATACTAATTGATAGTAACCCAGTAACTCAAACTTCAAATACTCAcaatttaatagaaaataccAACAAAAATAGTCATAATCATTCTAGACAAAAAGTTTTACATTTTCATGGACGATTAAGGTTCGTTATCGCAAGAAATAGTGTCACTGAAAAACTTAATCTTAAGATgacttttaaattttcagtGGAAGGGTTTTCTGCAAAGTTGAAGTTTGTTAATTTGCCAAGTTCAGataaatcatcaaataatgatacttatgaaattaaaaactcttccattaatttatttgttgatattagaaaattaatatttgataaagatTGGAAATCATTGGggataattttgaaaaaaccAAGAATTGTAGATTCAAGATCCTCAGATacttctaataaaaaaccaattaaaaattttttatggATTGCTGATACAAATATTACCTCTGATTTAACTAAGCTCGCAAATCAATCACACTCAGCTactttaaaagatttatacAATAGCTTAAAAAACAATCCTCATTCTGATTCTATCGTTATGGAAATAGTACAGAAAAGATCTGATATTTCCAACTTTATGTACCGATATGAGGTACAATCAACTACAATGTCTGACTTTatagatttaaaagaagaaaagaatatcAAACCGACACCTCCATCTGAAAACTCAACTAAAACTCTAACAAATTTTACAGTCACAAAACAAATTAAGCAACTTAAACCTGtgtcatcattatcaacaTCGATAGGAACAAAGAAAAGTCATTTttgggaaaaaaataatttttcttccttGAGAAGTTCATCATCgcataataattctaaccAATCAAATTTTAGTACCAACCTTAAGGTAAATTCGCGCCCCATATCGAATGGCTTGAGCAATTATACTGCTACAAGAATTGCAAAACCGACATCACAACTATTATCTGAAGAACTTTCTTCTAATGCAGTTGCAACCTCACATTCCATTAAACCATCCGCATTCTATTCAAAAAGTACCGATCCTAATGATACTGAAGCTACaaaagattatttatttaacgGGAACTATCAATACTCTAATGAAGCATCAAATCATCGTGCTCCCAATAGTACTAAAGTAGATTGCCAATCATCGCTAGATTCACGACATACAAGATCAACGACTAGCTCTATAGGTAACCGAAAGATCCATAGATCTAATGATTCAACCCATAACGATGAAGCAGTGTATGAGACTCCAGTACCATTTAAACCAAGactaaattataaattttctgATAACACTAGCTATACGATTACTAATCAGGATTTTAAATGCTTATATAACAACGATTGGATCAATGATACAATTATAGacttctttattaaatattatgtCGATCAGTCAATTcaaaacaatattattaaaaaagatgaaatttcaattatgACTTCATTCTTTTACACCAAATTAATAAGTACAAAggaaaattattatgaaaatgtaaaaaaatgggtaaataattcaaatctttttgataaaaaatatatcattattcCCATTAATATGAAATATCACTGGTACTgttcaattattataaatatgaaagaaatcaatcaatatttaaaaaggaaaaaatcTATTCATGATTTCCAAATGTCCAAGGGACAtacaaatgaatatttaaaaaaagctACAccagatgatgataatacaaCCGGGGCTGAATTGAAACTGGAAAGTGAAATACCTGATAATAACAAGCCCAATGTTACCAACCTTCAAAATAAGGACAAGAAGGGGATTGAAGACTTAATCTCAGAGGTAGGTAATGACTCTGCTTTAATTAATCTATCGACTTCCGAAAGCTTGGAACAAACAACATCCCATAAACTATCTGCCTCTCCAGAACAAGCAATTTCTAACGATTCTGAGAATTTGGAATTAAGAAGAGAATCACAAAATATTACTGATAATACTGAAATTAATACTGAAATTAATACCGAACTCTCCACtgatatcaataatttagatCTCGATATGCCACCAATCTGTATTTTAACTTTTGACTCTTTAAGGCAAACACATACGAAAGATATCGAACCAATAAAAGAGTTTTTGATCAGTTATGCCAAAGATAAATACGGATTTTCAATTagtaaatttaatattagaatgAAGACATGCCAAGTTCCTCTACAGCCAAATTTCAGTGACTGTGGTGTCCATGTTATACTAAATATCATGAAGTTTTGTCAAGATCCTTCATCAACTATAAATTTCTGGTATTCAATTAAGAGTAAAAATAGAAGTTCAAGTAAACTAGTtaatcaatattttgataaacgAAAAAGATCAATAGCAAGACTCACATTAAGAGATGTTCTGTGGGATCTACAACATAAACAAATTATTGGaatgaaagaaaataatgaacaaGCTCCAGAATCTGATGattctgaaaataatgaagaagatatcGAAATTATCGAAGAAGTTTCAATCAATAAACATAATACTGAAAATAAGAAGGCTAAATTAACCGAACATTCTACAAGTAATAAACAAATGACAGAACAGAAGGATAAAAAAGCAATCTCAGCTCCTGACAATTCTAATCTCCCAAACATAAATCAGaagttattaatatcagaTATTCCTGCAGCATTActtggaaaaaataatgataaagataaaatttcaGATACAGGCAAACCCGGAGTACTACTTAACAACTTGGTCACGACTGTTGATATCAAATAcgatgaaaataataatcgaTTATcgaatgaagaaaaaagtaaaagtGTTGGGAACTTCCCAAAAGAAGATAGACGATTAGATCACCAAGATAATTTATCTGATCATAGTGAAAGTGGTGAAAACATCAAATGGAGTACCCCTTCTCCAAAATCAACACAGTCTTTATCATTGAAAGAGAAATTTCAGTACACAAAAGTGGATGCTaatataagaataaatGACGAAATCGTAAGCAATTCTAAAAGTCATTTTACTGATAAACTGAATACATATACCGGGCGCAAAGGAGATGCTGACCTCACTATAATTTCTGACAACGATTTTCATTCTGATAGTAAAAATTGTGATTCACAGCTCGACATTGATTCATCATTGAGTGAAGTGGAACTACAACCATCTGATGAAACTCTGAGTAATCTTGATACTCACCTCAATGACCATAATTTGCCATCAGATGTCGAAGATAAAGAAGTTATATCTATTGAAGACAATAATTTAAGTGTTGATCAAGCTTCAAATACCTTGCCAAAGCtatataattctaaaaGAAGATATTTGGATAGTTCACCAAGAGCATCACCAGCAACTTCACAGATTGTAACTATAAAAAGTAAGACAGGCCAAAATTCCCCATATTTCAGCACTGAATACCTGAAAACTAGACAGAAACAAATTGAAAGTTTCGAAAAACTAAAACCTTCATTTGATGAAGCTAAGAGATACTTGGATAAAATAAACACGCACTCTTCTCcaatatcttcaaaaaataatacccAATTTTTTGTTAACCAAAAACTAGAACCTCAATTTAGCCTAAATCATGAACCTATTACTTTTGCTCTTAATAGGTCACACTCTAATTCTCCAGATGAAAACCTACCAAAAGACCCgcatattcaaataaatgtTGTTGATTTGTCATCCCCCCTAAGACCTGATAGCCCAATTGAGAAATTTAGAGATAATGAAACCCATACaactaaaattaataactATGACCAACATCTGAACAACAGAATACAAAAAAACTTCGAATCAAGTTCTAATTCATCTCATACTAGAAAATTCACTACGACGAACTACCACGATAAAGAGCATATTCAGGGAGAGCCTACTGTACGCTTTAAAGCTGATACTTCTGCCTCATCACCAGATAATACTTTGAGCAGTTCTCCGAATCTTGATGAAGATCAAAACAACTTAGTAACACAACCTTCAAATACAGAATCACCTGAAGGCAACACACCTACATATTCATTTCCTAATAACAATGAAATTGTAAACATCGATGATCCTATTGAAATCATAGACCCCTCggaataa